A single Rubrivivax gelatinosus IL144 DNA region contains:
- the dbpA gene encoding ATP-dependent RNA helicase DbpA: MTESPAAPAGPAFSTLPLAAPVLANLQQLGYERMTPIQAAALPPALAGRDLIAQAKTGSGKTAAFSLPLLAKLDAKRFATQALVLCPTRELAEQVSQEIRRLARAEDNVKVLTLCGGAAIRPQLASLEHGAHVVVGTPGRVLDHLERGSLALEALTTFVLDEADRMLDMGFAEDIAAVARHCPPTSKRQTLLFSATYPEDVAKLAARYLRDPQEVRLAETHAAGQIVERFYEVTESQRLHAVGLLLQRFRPESTLAFCNTKQQCRDLVAVLQAQGIVALELHGDLEQRDRDQVLVRFAHRSASVLVATDVAARGLDIAKLEAVINVDITPEPEVHTHRIGRTGRAGESGLVFNLASLDEMGRVGRIDEMQGRQSVWHPLAELEAELAKAGPQPPLLPPMVTLQILGGRKEKIRRGDVLGALTKDLGLDAAAVGKIDVNDFSTYVSVRRDLADQALRGLARGKVKGRTVKARRL; this comes from the coding sequence ATGACCGAATCTCCCGCCGCGCCCGCCGGCCCCGCTTTCTCCACGCTGCCGCTCGCGGCGCCCGTGCTCGCCAACCTGCAGCAGCTGGGCTACGAGCGCATGACGCCGATCCAGGCCGCGGCGCTGCCGCCGGCGCTGGCCGGCCGCGACCTGATCGCCCAGGCCAAGACCGGCAGCGGCAAGACCGCGGCCTTCTCGCTGCCATTGCTGGCCAAGCTGGACGCGAAGCGCTTCGCCACGCAGGCGCTGGTGCTCTGTCCGACGCGTGAACTGGCCGAGCAGGTCTCGCAGGAGATCCGCCGCCTGGCGCGCGCCGAGGACAACGTCAAGGTGCTGACGCTGTGCGGCGGCGCCGCGATCCGGCCGCAGCTCGCCAGCCTGGAGCACGGCGCGCACGTCGTCGTCGGCACGCCGGGGCGTGTGCTCGACCACCTGGAGCGCGGCTCGCTGGCGCTGGAGGCGCTGACCACCTTCGTGCTCGACGAAGCCGACCGCATGCTCGACATGGGCTTCGCCGAGGACATCGCCGCCGTCGCGCGCCACTGCCCGCCGACCAGCAAGCGCCAGACGCTGCTGTTCTCGGCCACCTATCCCGAAGACGTCGCCAAGCTCGCCGCGCGCTACCTGCGCGACCCGCAGGAGGTGCGCCTGGCCGAGACCCATGCCGCGGGCCAGATCGTCGAGCGCTTCTACGAGGTGACCGAGAGCCAGCGCCTGCACGCCGTCGGCCTGCTGCTGCAGCGTTTCCGCCCCGAGAGCACGCTGGCCTTCTGCAACACCAAGCAGCAGTGCCGCGACCTGGTGGCGGTGCTGCAGGCCCAGGGCATCGTCGCGCTCGAACTGCACGGCGACCTGGAGCAGCGCGACCGCGACCAGGTGCTGGTGCGTTTCGCCCACCGCAGCGCCAGCGTGCTGGTGGCCACCGACGTCGCCGCGCGCGGGCTGGACATCGCCAAACTCGAAGCGGTGATCAACGTCGACATCACGCCCGAGCCCGAGGTCCACACCCACCGCATCGGCCGCACCGGGCGCGCCGGCGAGAGCGGGCTGGTGTTCAACCTCGCCAGCCTCGACGAGATGGGCCGTGTCGGCCGCATCGACGAGATGCAGGGCCGGCAGAGCGTCTGGCACCCGCTGGCCGAGTTGGAAGCCGAGCTGGCCAAGGCCGGGCCGCAGCCGCCGCTGCTGCCGCCGATGGTGACGCTGCAGATCCTCGGCGGGCGCAAGGAGAAGATCCGCCGCGGCGACGTGCTGGGCGCGCTGACCAAGGACCTGGGGCTGGACGCCGCCGCGGTCGGCAAGATCGACGTCAACGACTTCTCGACCTACGTCTCGGTGCGCCGCGACCTCGCCGATCAGGCGCTGCGCGGCCTGGCGCGCGGCAAGGTCAAGGGCCGCACCGTCAAGGCGCGGCGGCTGTGA
- a CDS encoding DEAD/DEAH box helicase codes for MSAGFAVLGLTPALQRACAELGFAVPTPVQQQAIPPALDGQDLVARAPTGSGKTAAYALAMLHRFDITPREGRRVTRALLLVPTRELAVQAGQTLRAMAREMAEPVKVAVVFGGVSVNPQMMGLRGGAEVVVATPGRLLDLVERNALQLGEVQLLVLDEADRLLDDGFADELERVLALLPAERQQLLFSATFPPAVQALATRLLHAPVQVAVDAAPEAGGPAIEQHAVEVDTAQRTPLLRRLLATHDWPRVLVFVATRHASEMVAAKLQRAGIAAAALHGDLSQGARSRVLAELAHGRLRVVLATDLAARGLHIPALAAVINYDLPRSAADYTHRIGRTARAGATGEAWSFVTAASEAHFRLIEKRQGRRVERERVEGFEPTETAPEAPAGNGGVKGRRKSRKDKLREAAVRGA; via the coding sequence GTGAGCGCGGGCTTTGCCGTCCTCGGGCTCACGCCGGCGCTGCAGCGTGCCTGTGCCGAGCTCGGCTTTGCCGTGCCGACGCCGGTGCAGCAGCAGGCCATCCCGCCGGCGCTCGACGGCCAGGACCTCGTCGCGCGCGCGCCCACCGGCTCGGGCAAGACCGCGGCCTACGCGCTGGCGATGCTGCACCGCTTCGACATCACGCCGCGCGAAGGCCGGCGCGTCACGCGCGCGCTGCTGCTGGTGCCGACACGCGAGCTCGCGGTGCAGGCCGGCCAGACGCTGCGCGCGATGGCGCGCGAGATGGCCGAGCCGGTGAAAGTGGCGGTGGTGTTCGGCGGCGTCTCGGTGAACCCGCAGATGATGGGCCTGCGTGGCGGCGCCGAAGTCGTCGTCGCGACGCCGGGCCGGCTGCTGGACCTGGTCGAACGCAACGCGCTGCAGCTCGGCGAGGTGCAGCTGCTGGTGCTCGACGAAGCCGACCGCCTGCTCGACGACGGTTTCGCCGACGAGCTGGAGCGTGTGCTCGCACTGTTGCCGGCCGAACGCCAGCAGCTGCTGTTCTCGGCGACCTTCCCGCCCGCCGTGCAGGCGCTGGCGACCCGATTGCTGCACGCGCCGGTGCAGGTCGCGGTCGACGCCGCGCCCGAGGCCGGCGGCCCGGCGATCGAGCAGCACGCGGTCGAGGTCGACACCGCGCAGCGCACGCCGCTGCTGCGCCGGCTGCTGGCCACGCACGACTGGCCGCGCGTGCTGGTCTTCGTCGCCACGCGCCACGCCAGCGAGATGGTGGCGGCCAAGCTGCAGCGCGCCGGCATCGCCGCCGCGGCCCTGCACGGCGACCTGAGCCAGGGCGCGCGCTCGCGTGTGCTGGCCGAGCTGGCGCACGGCAGGCTGCGCGTCGTGCTCGCCACCGACCTCGCGGCGCGCGGGCTGCACATCCCGGCGTTGGCCGCGGTCATCAACTACGACCTGCCGCGCTCGGCCGCCGACTACACGCACCGCATCGGCCGCACGGCGCGCGCCGGCGCCACCGGCGAAGCCTGGAGCTTCGTCACCGCGGCCAGCGAGGCGCATTTCCGCCTCATCGAGAAGCGCCAGGGCCGGCGTGTCGAACGTGAGCGTGTCGAGGGTTTCGAGCCCACCGAGACCGCGCCGGAAGCGCCCGCCGGCAACGGCGGCGTCAAGGGCCGGCGCAAGAGCCGCAAGGACAAGCTGCGCGAAGCGGCCGTGCGCGGGGCCTGA